The genomic window atatgaagtatttgattacaaaacttaatcatatatataactctaaAGTTGCCAAGAAAAACTAAAcatcaaattaataattaaacgAGAGAACTTGGCGTGATTAGTTCACGACCACACGAATTGTAAACagtgagaaggaagaaagtaCAATCTTAAATCAAAGCAAAGCTTGACAGAAACATTACACTGAGTTTATGTATATAACGACTTCTTCCTAACCCTCTATCACTAATATATACTAAccattatttatttagaacTCACAATCAATGaagttctttcttctctaaattttgaaacttatattgatatttttatattcttgcTATATTTTACCACATCTAAACTACAGTCTGAAatatgtgttttatttttttcaacgttatctttttttgtttgtgtgtgttaaCGAGTTTACATtttatacaaagaaaatataagtagtatagatagagaaaatgaaatgaaagttGTAATAGCGTTTGCTTTTGGGCAATTAATTGAGAAGGTTTGGTGTAATTCATATGCCAAATTTAGTAAGTGAGGTTTTGTGGCTGGAAATCTAAATGATGTGTCAGCTTAcaattcaattaaattattgtaaGAGAGTATAAAAATTGGGttattaatattctttttcaAGAATAATTTAACCAACTACTTATCGtatattttgagtttgatgattTAACCAACACATACACTAACTGaagtttaaaactaaataatagtTGGTTTACTATAAttcgtaaaaaaaaaccttgaaCTGTCATTCTATGTATAATGATTTTATAATGTTAGTTTGTACtttggttgatgatgatttattaAGGATAAACTCCTAAAAGAGTAATCTCCTAACAATCAATGAAAGATTAATATTGATAGTGAAGATAAGCCATGTGTGAACATGTAGTGTGAGCTTTGATTTTAGATTGTAGGAGTTCATGATTCGTTTAGTtgtaaaaggaaaattaatttgtaaCCACAAAAAACAAGAGTCTATTTGGAGATTAATAGGCTGTCCTCAATTATATTATCATCAAAGTACACAAGACATACACTTTCATCTAAGCCATAGACTCACCaaacttctttttctaatgttcatttttatttcttaatttttataatatgacacttttgaaaatgaaatacacataaataatccaagttttttttttttttttaatgcttttAGATAGTTGTGATTTTGTTCAGCTCGTATTTGGATTAAGATATTACTTgggtttttaatttgattatttcgATTGGGTAGAATCAGTTTATCAAATCGAACTACACTAAACCAAATCTAACAATACTAAACCGAAATCATAATATTACCACTttgatttgtaatttaaatGCTAGAGAATCCCACAGTATTAGAAGAAAGTCGTTCGTATCTAATGAAACATTCTTACCAATCTCTGAGCTGCAATAATAAATAAGATGAAATACAAACTGTAAGATATCAATTGTAGTTTTGAGCGTAAATTTCCAATGGGAGGGAACAGTCTTCTTggtcttgtttttttttcttttgtttcttcatcggccaaaaaatatataatgtcaCAATGATAAGGGAAATCCCCCACAACACAATCTTCTGTCACTTGGCTTTATCAGAGCTTTGTATCTCTCTTTTCATCTgtgtttcatcatcatcgtctcgTGGAAGCTGCGAGGAGGAGATCCGGTGGAAGACGGTGGTGGAGCTCTGTTGAATCTCTCAGGGCTACGGCTCCTTTCTCGCTCTCTTCCCCATCCATTGCTGCTTCTACTTTACATCAAAAATTTATACAATCTCAAACTCACAATCATATTTTCAGTGGCATACAGAGATAAATTTACGAAGATGAGGTCCTATGTTAATTTTACCTGTCACGGGAAGCAAAGCTACCTCTGCCACCATAACCAGAGTCGCCACCACGACCACGGCCGCCGGAAGGAGGTCCCCAACGACTGAATTTGTTCATTCCCCCACCACCACGTGTAGCCATTTCGCGGATCTGAGGAGGAACTCGCTGGTTTGCTCCTTCCAAAATCTTGATCAGATCCGAAGCATGTTTCGAATCTTGATCACCAAAGAATGTGAATGCCTGACCAGTCGCTCCAGCTCTTCCTGTTCTTCCGATTCTATGAACATAGTCTTCCACTCCATTGGGGAAATCATAGTTTACGACCGCCCTGTGATCTCAAATCGTATTAGCTAATATAATCATCAAGTCACATAAtttaatcatttgttttaCAGGACTGGGAGGATTTGGATTATATAAATACCTGATGTCCTTAACGTCCAGACCACGAGCAGCAACATCGGTTGCTACAAGAACCGGAGTTCTGCCACTGCGGAATTGATTAAGAACATTGTCTCTCTCAGGCTGGGACTTGTCTCCATGTATAGCAGCAGCTCCAAATTGGCGGGTTAGATTGCGTGTTAGTTGATCACACATCCTTTTGGTTGAGCAGAATATTATCACCTTTGAGCCTGGTTCCTGAGACCGCAAGATCTGCTCTAacctcctctgtttctccatTGGTGCTACCACTTCAATATGCTGTTTCCAAAAAAGCACAACAATCAGATTCTCCTGAAACAGTCAGCAGAACCAATAGAATCAGTTCAAGCAATACCTGTGTGATTGACTTGTTAGCCACAAGCTCGTCAACATTGCCAATGTTGACTTGAGCAGGGTTAACAAGCAAGTCAGCTGCAATTTTCCTAACTCCCTTTGGCCATGTAGCTGTGTACATAAGGGTTTGACGCTTAGTGGGAATTTCTTTCACAATCTTCCTTATCTGAGGTTCAAAACCCATGTCCAACATTCTATCTGCCTCATCTAGCACAAGATAAGATATCTGACGCAGACTAATCCTCCTCATTTCAAGGATATCATTCAATCTCCCAGGAGTTGCAACCACGATATCTGCTCCTCTTTCTAAATCCCTCAACTGAGGGCCCTTTGGTGCACCACCATACAAACACTGAAACAGAGATAATAAGACCACACATTTGGCATACGTTAGACATATACTTCACAAGTAGCATGTTGAAACTTTACAAGTTCAGAGACTTCTACATACCGTACACGAAATTCTTGATGACCTCCCAAATTTAACAGCTTCTTCTTGGATTTGTGTGGCCAGCTCTCTCGTTGGAGACAATACCAAGATTGTTGGGCCCATTCGCGAATCATTTCGGATACGTTGAAGATGCAAAAATCCAGGAATCAAGTAACCCAAAGTTTTTCCCGAGCCAGTTTTAGCAATGGCTACTATGTCCCTACCTTGCATAGCAATGGGCCATGACTGAGCTTGAATTGGAGTTGGAGCAGAGAAACCTGCACTGAGTAcctaagaaaacagaaaaccaCACTGTCCTATGAGAAGGGGAACACCAAGGTTCTTTTGGGCTTATGGAATGGTGGCTCATGTCAGAAGAAGCACCATCCCCCATTTGCAGGTGGCAAAAGGTTACTGATGAAACCTGCAGCAGGAGGACGCCTCTTCTTCTGTCTGGACCCGGTGGTGAAATGAATCATCACACCATTAACAGGCCCTGCCACAAGCTTGGATGATTTGGGAAGCCCTTTCCAAAAAATTTGGTCCACCATATAGGGCACTCCAAATAATTTGCAAGGACCTCAAAGAAGTGGCACAGTGTACGACATTGGCTCCTCCCAGGAGCAAACATCGCACCtgggaaaaaaagagaaaagggtGCGTATGGCATAAAACTTTGACTCTAAATGTTATACCTAAGTCGATTTTAGCTAAGTGACAGAAAAGTCTGAGACTGGAAAAACAAAGCTATGTTAATAAATCAGACTTTAGCAAAAACACTCAATACAGATTCCGCTTATTGGTAGAACAATTATAAGGTTATAGATTCCGCTTATTGGTAGAACAATTATCAGGTTTGAGGGGTTCCTAAGTCATTTCAGTTTACTATTAACCAATCATACCTCCCGCAGAAGCTCAGGTGGAAAACCAGTAGCTTCAAAGGACATTAGAGGTGGTGGTACTTGGCCCCCCTGAAGAAATGGGAAAGAAATATCAGTAAACTTCAGTaatctaagaaaataaaaaagctcAAATAAAACAACGATAAAAGAGAGGAACATAGGGGTCTACCATAAAAACGAGGGTGATTGTTACAGGAAGGTCTTAGATACTTACACTGACAGTAATTTCATGACGGCGGGAATAGGCCTCAGGGGATAGTTCACTTGCTGGAGCTGATGAAGGAAGAGGAACTCTGGTAGATGCTGCACCATAAGCAGAATCCCCAACTCCATTAGCAGCACCGTTCGAATAAGGCGGTCCACTCCTGCCACCCTATAgcaaattgagaaaaagtaaacagatgaacagagaaataatgtataaaatatCGTTAACAGCAACCAGATGTAGTACCTCAGAAAACCTGGACACACGTTCAGAGCCTCTGGAGTACTTATCGTCATCCTTGGGAGGAGCATAGGCATCAGTTTGTTGAACCTGAACGGAAGAGCTAACAGAAACGGCGGGAGAAAACTTAGGAGGTAGAGAGGGGGTTGGTTTCTCGTACTGAGTAACATTGGTCTCAGGATTCCAAAAGTACAAGTAACCAGTTCTATCATCGATAAGGCCTTTCCAGGGCTTGGGAAGAGTATGATCCTCAGGTGCGTAACGGACAACAGAAGCAGCAGCGGTAGCAGCCATAGCAAAGACTTCTGCAACATGTCAAAGCGATTCAGTAAACCAAATCGGTAATCCACAGAAATCATCACCAAACTCGACTTAGGTTTCAATTAATTCAACCATAAATGAGAAAAGCATCCAACTGCAATCGAGTCACAGATCTGGATTCAAATcgaacaataaaaaaaaaaactaacacgTAATAAAAGGATTCGATCAGAAATCAGAATTAAACACGACCAAACCGACGCAATCTTAGAGAGAAACTAGAAATTGAAACAGAGAGCTTAAATACCAAATTCTAGGAATCTAAGTCAGGATTGAGGAATTTTGTCAACAGATAAACGCGTACCTGATTTGATATTCAAGAGTCGAGTTTGAATGTGGAAAACGAACCAGCAGATTGGATTAAAGACTCGGGTCAAATCTGTGAACTCGAGCTTTTGAGATTCCCTTTTTTGGTTTCCCTCTCTATAACAATCTACGCCACAAGAAGAAGCGTAGAagcaagagagagaaagttaGACCAAAAGCAAGGATGTCCAACTTTAGACCGTCTCTGTTAGTTAGGTTTATAAAACCATCCATCGTCGCAACAAAAATATCTGCACCTTAATGAGCCGCCTCCTTCTTTTGGGCCCTTTTGGGCCACTCCAATTTTATTCCTAGGCCCATTATATAATTTCCATGTAAAGAATAGAATTATTTAATGAGATTAGTTGAATTTAACAAAAGTTAATAGTGTCATGTAAAAACGACATGgatgaacaaaaatatcaacattTTTCGCATAAATAATAAACTAAGAGCTTCTATATACAAAATTCAAGacatttttggatttggtttgacTTGGACTCGTTTGGCTCTGCTGTACAAATATACTCCAGCTAGTGCAGTCGCGGTACCTGTTTATTTAACAAGTGATTATATATTGCTTCAATAAAATGAACAAGTGTAACAAATCCTTTACTAATATATACTACTAGTAGTTGTTTACCTATAGAGTTAAGAGGTGAGACTGGagttttgaagaaaagaatggaTGATGTAATAACCACCACACGCTTCACGCAGTTCCCTACAGAGTGTGTTACTGGAGACACCATCTCCAATATCATATACGATACCTACAACAACAACCCCAATTTTTATGTGTTGATTAGAAGCCTAACACTAACCGACTTTACAAAATTCAGTACAGTTTTTCTGAAACGGAGGAACTAGACGGACCAACCTGTTGGTAGCTATGCAAGCAAACACCAGCAAGTAGAGACATGATGCAAAACTCTTTTACCGACAAACCCTGGCTTGTCTGTCAAGCAACCACATACAAACACACATtagttctttctcttttagaTCATCTAGCTATATCGGTTTATGCTTTTCCACTTACTGCTACTTGTAAATGCGAAGGAGTAACCTTGAACCCATCGATGAGGATTGCTAAAGGAACCAGTAAGATAAAGGAGATAATGGTTATTATAGAGAAAAGGTTGATGTTGTCCAAAGCGTCCTGTTTCAATATACAAACATTAATAGATTTCGATTACTAGTTTCTTTCTTGAGATCATAAGGATAACTTATATTCAAACTCTTTTACCTTTCCAACCATGAATTTTTTACTGAGGACATTGCGTGATTGATTCGTCACATTAGAAGCCATTGCACTGCAGAAACCAATCCTGGTTTATCCCAATACCATGAattaatcaaatcaattaaaacTTCATCAAAAGTTTATCAagaatactattttttttgttcttgttcttgttgttcaTACCAATTGAAAGAAGCTTCTGTGAAAGATGCTAAAGAGACTCCAGCGACAATAGGTAACAACGAACAAACAATCCACAGACTCGGCCACTGGacattaatcaaaatttcaaagattaTGTCTGAAAATATAACTCTCTTGTATAATCTAAGGTTATAGATTAAGTCTGAAACAGAGCgtatctttgttttgcttacCTCACCGAGCAAGAGAACAGAAAGCAAGACGGTGAAGAAAGGCTCCATTGCTTTGATAGTGTGGGTGAAAGAGACATTTACTCTTCCTAAGCTCACATTTGTTAACAAGTTCCCTAACGTGTGAGCTACTGCTAGTTGTACGATCACCGTAAACTGGAGAGGATTACAATTGAatgaatctctctgtttttagggtttgacGGAATCAATATTTGATTTACCTGAGAAGGAGAAAATTTGGGGCGTGGATGGAGTTTAAGGAGCCACATTATAGCAATCATCAACGTTCCACACCCTAATTGAAATGCTGTTACAGTCGCTGGATATGGATAAACCCTAAGTACCTGGATCGATGAATGAACAAGTTTCATACTTGTATGAAGACTGATAATAGGTTCGAGTACTGCTTCTTGCATTGAAATGGACTGTTTAATTAAATGAAGCAAAGAAGGAACCTGTTTGTTGAAAATGTTGTAGTAGATATTGAGAAGGTACCAAACTCCAAACATGCCTCCTAGCTTCAACCCTTTAACCAAACTTCCAGATTCCAAATCTCCTCCTTCCACATTCTCCGGAACTGTAGCTGACTTGAGCTTGAAGCCATTAAATCTAAGGTTCGGTCTCCAAGGATAAGAgttagaagatgaaaaagctctgcttcttctgctcAACGCTGATTCAGGAGTAGACTTGGCAAGGAACAATGGAGATGGAAGtcttggatttggatttagaAATGTGAGAGCGAACATAATTTTTTCCTCTTATCAGATGCTCCAAGATGTGCATAAATCCTCCGGCATTTGTTGGAATTTCTCACAAGTAACCGACTCTTgctaactttttcttcttcctctattgGTAAGAGTTATGTTACATGAGTCTACCTCCTCATTTTcatgtaagaagaaaaaagtttgttttgtttttggatataCTGCAAACTTgatattagtattatttagAAGAGTTGTCTTTATTATGTGACTTTTCTCTCGTTCTACTATCTGAATGTTTTTGAGTATGATAAAAATAACTCACATGCCGATGCCgacatttttttcaatataacATTGGCTcgattttatttatctttcctCATAAGAGCCAGTGGTATTTGCCGGTATTGTTTCTTCTCATGTTCTCCATTCCATGTGTGTTCTGTAAATAATGTTATGGAAATGATTTGACATACTTGGTCACTCATTTCTTTACAAAGGGGCCGTGGTTTTCTTCGtttataataatatcaaaaagttGGTAACgctataaataattatttaaaataaagtttacgTACGAACATGACAAATTACTGACCACAACACCAATTGATTTTTAGTGTGGAATTTGAAAATGTCAGGGGAGAATTGTATGGATGATATGAAAGGGGCCGCGTTGAAACATGTGGATGTTGTATTGTATGCTCCTGAGTCCACCCTTTTCTTTCCGTGTTATTTCATACTATTACAAATAAGGTTGGTCCCATTGCTTTGATCACATTATTGATTATACCATTTACTTATTATGTCAGTGTTGGTACAGGTCATTGATCACAATTTGGGCTTTAAACGGAGAGGATGGAAACTGAATTCTAAATACATTTCGGCCCATTTAGGGTCCATAACCTTCTACGCCAATCAGAAGGTACGTCGACATGAGCAACTTGGTCAATTTTatgacataaataaaataaaaataaaaaaataaaaatcgatcTGAGGGgttttagaaagaaaagaagaaattcgGGAGTCGGAGAAATTGTCGGGTGGATCGATGAATACTTGTCAGTTTATGGATAAGCAGATAATggatctatcttcttcttcatctctacCTTCCACTGATTTCATCGATCTGATGAACAATCATGACGGCGATGATCACCAGAAGAAGCAGGTGATCGGCGATAATGGATTGGACTCTAAGAAAGAAGTGATCGTTCCTAGCTATGATTTCCATCCCATACGTCCCACCACCGCCGCACGATTGTCTCACTCGGCTTTAGATCTCGCCGGATCCACGACTAGGGTTAATTGGTCCGCCTCTGATTATAAACCCGTTTCCACTACTTCGCCTAACACTGTACTTACTACTACTTCTCGaatcttcctctcttttttttttttgtacatgaTTCTACATCATAAGCCTATAAGAGGACTTGTCTATTTctgattgatttgtttttttttattcggCCAGAATTTTGGATCTCTCGATTCTATTGAACCTTCCAAGTTGGTTCCTGACAAGggtcaaaatgtgtttaaCACGACTATTATGTCCGAGATTATAGATAGGACAATGAAGAAACATACCGATACCTTGCTTCATGTAATGGAAGGTGTTAGTGCACGTCTTTCACAGCTGGAGACCAGAACCCACAACCTCGAGAACCTGGTGGATGATCTCAAAGTTTCTGTTGACAATAGTCACGGCAGCACTGATGGGAAAATGAGACAGCTTAAAAATATCCTTGTAGAGGTAACTTTGCTGATTGCTTTTCGAAACTAGAATTTATAGCTTTTCCTGGCAACTATTGATCTTTTTTATACAgaaattttctcatttatgAACATGTCTTTTCTTGAACCAGGCTTATAGTACTTTCTGTTGATACTTCAGTTCCTTCTTTATGCGAATGGTGTGCAGGTGCAGAGTGGTGTGCAACTATTGAAGGACAAACAAGAGATTCTCGAAGCTCAGCTTTCAAAGCATCAGGTATCCAACCAGCATGCCAAAACACACTCTTTACACGTTGATCCCACTGCTCAATCGCCCGCTCCAGTCCCTATGCAGCAGTTTCCTCTTACTTCTTTCCCACAGCCACCATCTTCCACTGCTGCTCCTTCCCAGCCACCTTCCTCGCAACTACCACCTCAGCTACCTACGCAGTTTTCTTCTCAACAAGAGCCGTATTGTCCTCCGCCTAGTCATCCTCAACCACCTCCATCAAACCCGCCTCCTTACCAAGCTCCTCAGACCCAAACGCCGCATCAACCATCTTACCAGTCACCGCCTCAGCAGCCACAGTACCCCCAACAGCCACCACCATCATCAGGCTACAACCCCGAAGAACAACCACCATATCAGATGCAATCTTACCCGCCAAACCCTCCTCGTCAACAGCCACCTGCTGGTTCTACCCCTTCTCAACAGTTCTACAACCCTCCTCAACCACAACCATCAATGTACGATGGAGCGGGTGGTAGATCTAATTCAGGTTTTCCGTCCGGCTACTTGTCTGAACCTTACACATACAGTGGTTCACCAATGTCCTCAGCGAAACCGCCACATATAAGTAGCAATGGAACTGGTTACCCACAGCTCTCAAATTCACGTCCATTGCCACACGCTTTGCCAATGGTTTCAGCCGTCAGCAGCGGTGGTGGCTCTAGTTCCCCTAGATCAGAAAGCAGAGCCCCAATCGATGATGTAATCGACAGGGTGACAACCATGGGATTCCCAAGGGACCAAGTCAGAGCAACAGTGAGAAAACTGACTGAAAACGGCCAAGCTGTTGACCTCAACGTGGTTCTGGATAAGTTGATGAACGAAGGAGGAGCTCCACCTGGAGGTTTTTTTGGTGGTCGGTAGCCATCGGTTTAGCCAACTCTGTACAGTACTTTATATCAGTTATCGATTTAAGGATCACCTTTGTGACCAAATATCGATTTCAAGagcttgtaagttgtaacccATTGCGACTTCATATATGATATCAGTTTGATGCGTAATTCTAGAGAATGTCTATTACTCCTTTGTGTTTGAAGCTTGAAAGCTTGCGATGAtctttttcgtttcttttcttgtatttgACCATTTGTTAATCAGCTAACATTTCAAATCTATTACGcatcaataaaacaaagaactGATAGAAGCAAAATGTCTCCGACATTATTGttacaggaaaaaaaaagaagaggaaactaAACCCAAAATAAGCTTACAAGCAAATACAAACACTCAAAACACATGAACATTAAGAACTAACAgtcgattttttttattcaacatGGTTCACTCAAAACACACGCTTTATGTAGTCTTGGTGTCTCGGACATTATGAGTACCCTTGGTGGTGTCTCGGTCTCGGACATCAAAAGTCTTGGCCTCTCGGACATCATGAGCTTTGTCTTCTATGGTTTGTCCAGCATCTTTAGTCCTCTGTCCCACATACTCGGCCATGTCAGCCAAACGATGCTTCGCTTCCTCAAGCTCCTCCGGGATATGCTGCCCGGCCCGGCGGATGTAGTTGAGTACCCACGACATGGATGATAGTCCGGTGAGACCTATGGCCCCTGAAGCCAGGAATCCAGTCATAGCTAGACCGATGACAAAGGCTGCTGGTACAATAACCGGACTAAAGATGAGAAACAACGGGAATGCTAGCATTAGTCCTATAACCGAACCGGCTAATGTCAAACCGGCTATAGTCAGCAGCGTTCCTCCTATCGGTACACCGACAAACACGGCTAGCACCTGCATGCACGTGCGTCACGTGAAAACCACATACATATGCATAACTGAGATTCGAAGGAGGGATGTAAAAGGGACCTGAGTGGAAGAAGGGCCACTCTGAGGATAAAGGACTTTGATGCCTCCTTCATGCTGGCGTTGAGGGTGCACTTGAAGCTGGTGCGAGTGTGTGCGAACGTCGGCCATTGATCCTCCAAGTTCAAGCTTAATCGAGAGCTTCTCAAGAGTGTTAACTTAATCAGTTGCTTCTGCCTTTAAGGTTTGAAAAATGAGATCGGTTTTGAGCGAGATGGTGTGTGAAGATGACACGTAATGGAGTGACGTGGCACCTGAGAAGCTTGCATGAGTAACAAGTTTCCTCtgctctttttatttttaccatCCGAATCCGATGATACCAACGAGATGGACAAAGAGTGCCTTAGTGTCAGGTGGTGGAGCCGTAATACATGAAAAGTCAATTATACCCTTACAATCGGAGTTGAACATCAAGAAAGATCATCAAACTCGCTTCGAGTCTCCTAATCAAACTCTTCTGAATTGACATAATTAGCATGCGGCTTTGCTCGAGAATATTCACCAGATTCGATTTTACAGCTTCAATGGAACAATTAGGTTTCCATAAGAGAATTTCAGCCATGGAAATAATACTTGGTGTATTGCTCCTATAACAGGGAATAAGGGATTCCTCTGTTTATGGCTCCGAAAGCAAACAGTCAAAGATTGAGATTGTTGAACAGATGATGCAGAGACTGATCAAGATCTTATCAACAAACCTCAGTAAATCGTCTGTGATTGTATTCACATCATGTATT from Arabidopsis thaliana chromosome 3, partial sequence includes these protein-coding regions:
- a CDS encoding uncharacterized protein (unknown protein; Has 30201 Blast hits to 17322 proteins in 780 species: Archae - 12; Bacteria - 1396; Metazoa - 17338; Fungi - 3422; Plants - 5037; Viruses - 0; Other Eukaryotes - 2996 (source: NCBI BLink).); the protein is MFNSDCKGIIDFSCITAPPPDTKALFVHLVGIIGFGW